One genomic segment of [Phormidium] sp. ETS-05 includes these proteins:
- a CDS encoding TM0106 family RecB-like putative nuclease produces the protein MFLTDEILFDYQRCQRRSFLNLHADSSWLDPKSDWVLQIQSDSQSYRNQVLASFSPQEPIYPRGDMVAAAKATWDMMQQGVELIANGVLLVEASADLPPGLPENVTLVSHPDLLVKQPGVESGFGDWLYIPVDVKFSKRPKRVYQIIAAFHAWILQRLQGVLAPAELILRSKGSYVVDVRAFLPPMEQLLADCAGMLLSAEEPEVFISRHPCDMCRWFNSCYAVAKQTQHLSLLPGVTPSRYQILQQLQLHTVATLAAADATVLSAHLLDNCHGNLVESDRVAHALILQAQAVLHNQPLPLPDTGDFAEPWGTHNVELYFDIEAEPDRDLTFLHGVLVVDRLAHTETFYPFLAEKPEDEQTTWEQFLDLVWTYPQAPIFHFCDSEVQTVKKLARRYATPHHHWHPLTHRFIDIHKWVTKTAVLPVESYSLKALARWLGFQWREENANGAQCIVWYKQWLQNPDRAYLNAILNYNEDDCRATYLLKNWLDSFLAAR, from the coding sequence TCTCCACGCTGACTCAAGCTGGCTGGATCCCAAAAGTGACTGGGTACTGCAAATTCAGTCTGATAGCCAGTCCTACCGCAACCAGGTTTTAGCATCCTTTTCGCCGCAAGAACCAATTTATCCCCGAGGAGACATGGTGGCTGCGGCGAAAGCCACTTGGGACATGATGCAGCAGGGTGTAGAACTGATTGCCAATGGGGTTTTGCTAGTAGAAGCCAGTGCCGATTTACCCCCTGGATTGCCCGAGAATGTTACCCTAGTGAGTCATCCCGATTTGTTGGTGAAGCAGCCCGGTGTAGAATCAGGATTTGGTGATTGGTTGTATATCCCGGTGGATGTCAAGTTTAGCAAACGTCCCAAACGGGTTTACCAGATTATTGCCGCTTTTCATGCTTGGATTTTACAGCGCCTTCAGGGGGTGCTAGCCCCAGCCGAGCTGATTTTGCGCTCCAAAGGCTCATATGTGGTGGATGTGAGGGCATTTTTGCCGCCGATGGAACAGCTTTTGGCGGACTGCGCCGGGATGCTACTCTCAGCAGAAGAGCCAGAAGTGTTTATTTCTCGCCATCCCTGCGATATGTGTCGCTGGTTCAATAGTTGCTACGCCGTGGCGAAACAAACCCAGCATTTGTCTTTATTACCGGGTGTCACCCCCAGTCGTTATCAAATTTTGCAGCAACTACAACTCCACACTGTAGCAACTCTCGCTGCTGCTGATGCCACTGTGCTTTCTGCTCATCTTTTGGATAATTGTCACGGTAATCTTGTGGAGAGCGATCGGGTGGCCCATGCGCTCATCCTCCAGGCGCAAGCGGTATTGCACAACCAACCCCTCCCCCTCCCGGATACCGGAGATTTTGCCGAACCCTGGGGGACTCATAATGTGGAACTTTATTTTGATATCGAAGCCGAACCCGATCGGGATTTAACCTTTCTCCACGGGGTGTTAGTAGTCGATCGCCTTGCCCACACCGAAACATTTTATCCCTTCCTTGCCGAAAAGCCCGAAGACGAACAAACCACCTGGGAGCAATTTCTCGATTTAGTCTGGACCTATCCCCAAGCCCCCATATTTCACTTTTGCGATTCCGAAGTCCAAACCGTCAAAAAACTTGCCCGTCGCTACGCCACTCCCCATCACCATTGGCATCCCCTCACCCACCGTTTTATCGACATTCACAAATGGGTGACAAAAACCGCCGTTCTGCCTGTAGAAAGCTATTCTCTCAAAGCTCTGGCTCGCTGGCTGGGCTTTCAATGGCGCGAAGAAAATGCCAACGGTGCCCAGTGCATCGTCTGGTACAAACAATGGCTCCAAAATCCAGACCGCGCTTACCTGAATGCTATCCTCAACTATAATGAAGACGATTGCCGTGCTACCTATTTACTCAAAAATTGGCTAGACAGTTTTTTAGCCGCAAGATAG
- a CDS encoding SPFH domain-containing protein, with protein sequence MDLVLALLFPFTLLLLGGGAASSMKLINQGNEALVERLGKYHRKLQPGLNFLIPVLDNIIVEDTVREQVLDITPQAAITKDSVSVEVNAIVYWQIVELEKAHYSIDNLALAIENIVNTTLRAKIGEMKLEETISGTPQINWALLKALDEVTEKWGVKILRVEVQHLSLPPTLQKSMEEERSAEIRKRASIAEAEGIAESMGLIFETLQKKSHDGLSMSEVLKFVIAQRYVQASKELSASPNAKIIFMDPKVLTEAMTDLMGSDESLKEPPRGSMGNGNHN encoded by the coding sequence ATGGATTTAGTTTTAGCTCTGCTTTTCCCGTTCACCTTGTTGCTCCTAGGAGGTGGCGCCGCCAGTTCTATGAAATTAATCAATCAAGGGAATGAAGCGCTGGTGGAGCGGTTGGGTAAATACCATCGCAAACTCCAACCCGGTCTAAATTTTCTGATCCCCGTGTTAGATAATATTATTGTGGAAGACACGGTAAGAGAGCAGGTTTTAGACATTACTCCCCAAGCTGCTATTACTAAAGATAGCGTTTCTGTGGAGGTAAATGCTATTGTTTACTGGCAAATTGTGGAATTAGAAAAGGCACATTATTCTATAGATAATCTGGCTTTGGCTATTGAGAATATTGTCAATACTACCCTGCGAGCTAAAATCGGAGAAATGAAATTAGAGGAGACGATTTCGGGAACGCCACAAATCAATTGGGCATTGCTAAAAGCGTTGGATGAGGTGACGGAAAAGTGGGGGGTGAAGATTCTGCGGGTGGAGGTGCAGCATTTGAGTCTGCCTCCGACGCTGCAAAAATCGATGGAGGAGGAGCGTTCTGCAGAAATTAGAAAACGGGCTAGTATCGCTGAGGCGGAGGGTATTGCTGAGTCGATGGGTCTGATTTTTGAGACTTTGCAGAAGAAGAGCCACGATGGTTTGAGTATGAGTGAGGTACTGAAGTTTGTCATCGCACAAAGATATGTGCAAGCTAGTAAAGAATTGAGCGCTAGTCCCAATGCGAAAATTATTTTTATGGACCCCAAGGTGTTGACCGAGGCGATGACGGATTTGATGGGAAGTGACGAAAGTTTGAAGGAGCCGCCCAGGGGGTCTATGGGCAATGGCAATCATAATTAA
- the lipA gene encoding lipoyl synthase: MPSWLRRSLGKASDISTVQRIVKQRQIHTICEEGRCPNRGECYSQKTATFLLMGPTCTRACAFCQVDKGHAPMPLDPEEPEKVAEAVQLLGLRYVVLTAVARDDLPDGGASIFVATMEAVRRLSPETSIEVLTPDFWGGSGVDMTPEAMQRQRIGLVVAAAPACYNHNLETVRRLTGPVRRGAKYDRSLDVLRIVKELNPNIPTKSGLMLGLGETMAEVVEAMRDLRAALCDRLTLGQYMRPSLAHLPVEKYWTPDEFDHLGEIARDMGFTHVRSGPLVRSSYHAGEAE; encoded by the coding sequence ATGCCTTCTTGGTTGCGCCGCTCTCTGGGTAAGGCGAGCGACATCTCTACAGTGCAGCGCATTGTGAAGCAAAGGCAAATTCACACGATTTGCGAGGAGGGCCGCTGTCCCAACCGGGGGGAATGTTACAGCCAGAAAACGGCGACTTTTCTGCTGATGGGTCCTACTTGTACCCGGGCTTGTGCTTTTTGTCAGGTGGACAAGGGACATGCGCCGATGCCTTTGGACCCGGAAGAGCCGGAAAAGGTGGCGGAGGCGGTGCAGCTTTTGGGGTTGCGTTATGTGGTGTTGACGGCGGTGGCGAGGGATGATTTGCCGGATGGGGGTGCGAGCATTTTTGTGGCGACAATGGAGGCGGTACGTCGTTTGAGTCCGGAAACGAGTATTGAGGTGTTGACGCCGGATTTTTGGGGTGGTTCTGGGGTGGATATGACCCCAGAGGCGATGCAGCGTCAGCGAATTGGCCTGGTGGTGGCGGCGGCTCCGGCTTGTTACAATCATAATCTGGAAACGGTGCGGCGGCTCACGGGGCCAGTGCGGCGGGGGGCAAAGTACGATCGCTCTTTGGATGTGCTGCGCATTGTTAAAGAGTTAAACCCCAACATCCCTACTAAGTCGGGGTTAATGTTGGGTTTGGGGGAAACTATGGCGGAAGTGGTGGAGGCAATGAGAGATTTAAGGGCCGCTTTGTGCGATCGCCTTACCCTCGGTCAATATATGCGTCCCTCCCTGGCACATCTCCCTGTGGAAAAATACTGGACTCCTGATGAATTTGACCATCTGGGGGAAATTGCCCGTGATATGGGCTTTACCCATGTGCGATCGGGCCCGTTGGTCCGCAGTTCCTACCACGCTGGGGAAGCCGAATAA
- a CDS encoding PleD family two-component system response regulator: MATNKILVIDDSKVIQKMVREMLPPGNFDVLQAMNGEDGLEMIRKEHPNLIMLDFLLPRVSGWDVFQELQNISKTEGKMTPLVLMSGRKEEVAEKISEPFEYFEFIEKPFEKKSLIGAIKSAMAKAKNWHPPGGGSSSTSGGAAAGGGASAAEIMAMKKQIATMQAEIDALKKQVSQIITVVKQKLK, encoded by the coding sequence GTGGCAACTAACAAAATCCTGGTTATCGATGACAGTAAAGTTATCCAGAAAATGGTCCGCGAAATGTTGCCTCCGGGCAACTTTGATGTCCTTCAAGCCATGAACGGCGAAGATGGACTGGAAATGATTCGTAAAGAGCATCCCAACCTGATTATGTTGGACTTTCTCTTGCCTAGGGTGAGCGGTTGGGATGTATTCCAAGAACTACAAAATATCTCCAAAACTGAGGGAAAGATGACGCCGCTGGTTTTGATGTCTGGGCGGAAAGAGGAAGTAGCCGAGAAAATATCGGAACCTTTTGAATACTTTGAGTTCATCGAAAAGCCTTTTGAGAAAAAATCCCTCATCGGTGCCATTAAATCTGCAATGGCTAAGGCCAAAAACTGGCACCCACCAGGTGGCGGCAGCAGCAGCACTTCTGGAGGAGCAGCGGCTGGTGGTGGTGCCAGCGCGGCAGAAATTATGGCTATGAAGAAGCAAATCGCCACCATGCAGGCGGAAATAGATGCTTTGAAGAAACAGGTAAGTCAAATTATCACCGTGGTCAAGCAAAAATTAAAGTAA
- the rfaE1 gene encoding D-glycero-beta-D-manno-heptose-7-phosphate kinase: MVLDSSFASLLSTSADRLYQLLAGFSRSRILVVGDLTLDEFLTGQVERLSREAPVLIIRHEHTRQMPGGGANAAYNLAKLGAQVKVAGFVGKDDQGRALRDIFAAAGVDTMGILPDPARPTVTKTRISAHARQSVTQQVVRVDRKSDDLPDSDLQQQLAAYIREQLPHVDAVVCSDYGDGVFTAPVIEAALSHHLTVVDAQKDLHRYTGATVFTPNLPEAELAVGYPINQPQTLTRSGKDLLQLVQAQKILITRGEQGMSLFDHSTEAHIPAFNRTDVFDVTGAGDTVVAALTLGLTGGASFWEAAVLGNLAASIVVRHFGTATTTPTEIAEALQLLLSEE; this comes from the coding sequence ATGGTTTTAGATTCCTCGTTTGCATCGCTACTGAGTACCTCAGCCGATCGGCTCTACCAGCTCCTAGCAGGTTTTTCCCGTTCCCGGATTCTGGTGGTGGGTGACTTAACCCTCGATGAATTTCTCACCGGTCAAGTAGAGCGCCTTTCTCGGGAAGCACCGGTCCTGATCATCCGCCACGAACACACCCGCCAAATGCCTGGTGGGGGTGCTAATGCTGCCTATAACCTAGCCAAGTTAGGCGCCCAAGTCAAAGTAGCTGGATTTGTGGGCAAAGATGACCAAGGACGGGCCCTGCGAGACATTTTCGCCGCTGCGGGGGTGGATACTATGGGGATTTTACCTGACCCTGCCCGACCCACGGTCACGAAAACGCGGATTTCTGCTCACGCTCGCCAGTCGGTGACACAGCAAGTTGTCCGGGTCGATCGCAAATCCGACGATTTGCCAGATTCTGACTTACAGCAACAATTAGCGGCGTACATCCGCGAGCAGTTACCCCATGTGGATGCGGTGGTTTGCTCTGACTACGGTGATGGGGTATTTACTGCTCCAGTGATTGAAGCCGCCTTGAGCCATCACCTCACGGTTGTAGATGCTCAAAAAGATTTGCATCGTTACACCGGAGCTACGGTATTTACCCCCAACTTGCCCGAGGCGGAGCTGGCTGTAGGCTATCCTATTAACCAACCCCAAACCCTCACCCGATCGGGAAAAGACTTATTGCAACTGGTGCAAGCCCAGAAAATTCTCATCACCCGAGGCGAGCAGGGGATGAGTTTGTTTGACCATAGTACCGAGGCCCATATCCCCGCATTCAATCGCACCGATGTGTTTGATGTTACCGGTGCTGGTGATACGGTGGTAGCCGCTCTCACCCTGGGATTGACTGGTGGTGCCTCCTTCTGGGAAGCCGCAGTTTTGGGGAATTTGGCAGCTAGTATCGTTGTCCGCCATTTTGGTACAGCCACCACCACTCCCACGGAAATTGCCGAGGCGTTGCAGTTGCTTCTGAGCGAGGAGTGA
- a CDS encoding universal stress protein, giving the protein MGFKNIIVALDRSPQAPLVLEQALDLAQKEGAKLLLFHAISVEVAGEVGPLLGTGVGLDLAAGKALQQIHQSNIEAEIAHVRDNLQAFCRQAKSQGLDVEFSYEVGDPGSLICDQAAKLPADLIIMGRRGRQGLTEFLLGSVSNYVIHHAHCSVLVVQGTPSLIPEPPLSASIPSDG; this is encoded by the coding sequence ATGGGTTTTAAAAATATCATTGTAGCGCTCGATCGCTCCCCCCAAGCTCCGTTAGTTCTAGAGCAAGCTCTGGATTTAGCACAAAAAGAAGGGGCTAAACTGCTACTGTTTCATGCCATCAGCGTAGAGGTGGCAGGAGAAGTAGGTCCCCTTCTCGGAACTGGGGTAGGTTTAGACTTAGCTGCCGGGAAAGCCTTACAACAAATCCACCAAAGCAACATCGAGGCAGAAATCGCCCATGTCCGAGACAATCTCCAGGCATTCTGCCGTCAGGCAAAATCTCAAGGTCTCGATGTGGAATTCAGCTATGAAGTGGGAGACCCGGGCAGCTTAATTTGCGATCAAGCTGCTAAATTACCAGCCGATTTAATCATTATGGGGCGTCGGGGCCGCCAGGGGCTCACCGAATTTTTACTCGGTAGCGTCAGCAACTACGTCATCCACCACGCCCACTGCTCCGTCCTTGTGGTGCAAGGCACCCCATCTCTCATCCCTGAACCCCCATTATCCGCCAGTATTCCCTCTGATGGTTAA
- a CDS encoding SDR family oxidoreductase, which translates to MSTYLVTGANRGIGLELCRCLQARGETVIAVCRQNSPKLASLGVQVVTGIDVGSDAAAASLANNLQGVTIDVLINNAGMLATDSLENLNFEGMRRQFEINSLGPLRVTAALLPQIPPGGKIAMITSRMGSIADNTSGGYYGYRMSKAAANMVGMSLARDLKSRQIAVAVLHPGLVNTGMTNTGIPPAQAAAGLIARIDQLNLDNTGTFWHANGEILPW; encoded by the coding sequence ATGTCCACATATTTAGTCACCGGTGCCAACCGAGGTATTGGCTTAGAATTATGCCGCTGTTTGCAAGCCAGAGGCGAAACCGTAATCGCCGTATGCCGCCAAAATTCGCCCAAATTAGCTAGTTTAGGAGTTCAGGTGGTAACAGGAATCGATGTGGGCAGTGATGCCGCTGCCGCTAGTCTGGCTAATAACTTGCAAGGTGTAACTATCGATGTGTTAATCAACAATGCCGGGATGTTGGCAACCGACAGCCTGGAAAACCTGAATTTTGAAGGAATGCGGCGACAGTTTGAAATCAATTCTCTAGGACCGCTGCGCGTCACCGCTGCCCTGTTGCCCCAAATACCTCCTGGTGGGAAAATTGCTATGATCACGAGCCGGATGGGTTCTATTGCTGATAATACCTCTGGTGGTTATTATGGCTATCGGATGTCAAAAGCAGCAGCGAATATGGTGGGAATGTCTCTCGCCCGAGACTTGAAATCTCGCCAAATTGCGGTGGCTGTTCTCCATCCAGGGTTAGTCAATACAGGAATGACTAATACTGGTATTCCACCGGCTCAAGCTGCTGCCGGATTAATTGCCCGTATTGATCAGCTAAACTTGGATAATACTGGGACTTTCTGGCACGCTAATGGGGAAATCTTACCCTGGTAA
- a CDS encoding esterase-like activity of phytase family protein: MLFSKLWRKIALILCSLLLVTALGNATLGREITNISSLEFLGVTSLPHGFLFANTEVGGLSGITYHARANLYYIISDDRSQKAPARFYTLAIDTPNFTVNPTQVTFLLNEIGKPFPPNTIDPESIALAPDGTILIASEGDVTTNISPFIAAFSPDGKWQKSLPIPTKFLPSPTSGIRNNLAFESLTITPNGEFLFTATENAILQDGATADIRRGSPCRMIKYHLASGNPTAEFLYITEPVAAPPHPANGFQTNGLVELLAIDETRILSLERSFSENVGNTIRIFEISLKNATDISEIYSLNTADATAIKPVTKRLLFDSQNQGFPPDNIEGFTFGAPNSSGQNTLILISDNNFSSQQTTQVVFLAIKA; encoded by the coding sequence ATGCTATTTTCTAAATTGTGGCGAAAAATTGCCCTCATCCTGTGCAGCTTATTGCTCGTAACTGCCCTTGGTAACGCCACTCTAGGGAGAGAAATTACCAACATTTCATCCCTAGAGTTTCTGGGGGTGACATCCTTGCCGCATGGGTTCTTATTTGCCAACACAGAAGTAGGAGGATTATCTGGCATTACTTACCATGCTAGGGCAAATTTGTACTACATTATTTCAGACGATCGCAGCCAAAAAGCCCCCGCTCGCTTCTACACCCTCGCCATCGATACCCCAAACTTCACCGTTAACCCCACGCAAGTCACATTTTTATTAAATGAAATCGGCAAACCATTCCCCCCCAACACCATCGACCCAGAAAGTATCGCCCTCGCCCCCGATGGCACCATCTTGATCGCCTCAGAAGGAGATGTCACAACTAACATCTCCCCTTTTATCGCCGCATTCTCCCCCGATGGCAAATGGCAAAAAAGCCTCCCCATCCCCACCAAATTTCTCCCCAGCCCCACCAGTGGCATCCGCAATAACCTAGCCTTTGAAAGCCTCACCATCACCCCCAACGGCGAATTTCTCTTCACCGCCACAGAAAACGCCATCCTCCAAGACGGCGCAACTGCCGATATCCGCAGGGGCAGCCCTTGTAGGATGATAAAATATCACTTAGCATCTGGGAACCCCACCGCCGAATTCCTCTATATTACCGAACCTGTAGCCGCACCTCCCCATCCTGCCAATGGATTCCAAACTAATGGTTTAGTCGAACTACTCGCCATAGATGAAACCAGAATTCTCAGTTTAGAGCGGTCTTTTTCAGAAAACGTCGGTAACACCATTAGGATTTTTGAAATTTCCCTGAAAAATGCCACAGATATCAGTGAAATCTATAGTCTAAACACCGCTGATGCTACCGCCATTAAACCCGTGACCAAACGGCTCCTCTTTGATTCCCAAAATCAGGGCTTTCCGCCAGACAATATCGAGGGCTTTACCTTCGGTGCCCCCAACAGCAGCGGCCAAAATACCCTCATCCTCATCAGCGATAATAATTTTAGCTCTCAGCAGACAACTCAGGTAGTATTTTTGGCTATCAAAGCATAA
- a CDS encoding CAAD domain-containing protein has translation MATTPEPEPNAGESGAAPPMAPMGTTPELELTRDDLWAAAPEAPMATTLEPEVIAGESSAAAPEAPMATTPEPEVIAGESSAVPPLEPVLPVLLVEPLAPQQATTAPPKPLPLSAKSTSEVLPIPPVAATIPTPKVVATPTPKVVATPAPSPEMVVTPTPEVLAAPEPEMVATAPEPEMVATTPEPEMVATAPEPEMVVTAPEPEMVVTAPEPEMVVTAPEPEMVATALTYEEEVRSQTTITQKILQIFSNLPDYITNFFGEYQKPILGVGSIVAAIVGIRVIASVLHALNTTPLVGPIFTAIGLVYSGWFIYRYLLTSKSRQELFQKAKSLLAQMSGQESPSS, from the coding sequence ATGGCAACCACCCCAGAACCGGAACCAAATGCAGGTGAGAGCGGGGCGGCTCCTCCAATGGCACCAATGGGAACCACCCCAGAACTGGAACTCACCAGAGATGACTTGTGGGCAGCGGCCCCAGAGGCACCAATGGCAACTACTCTGGAACCGGAAGTAATTGCTGGTGAATCATCGGCAGCGGCCCCAGAGGCACCAATGGCAACTACTCCGGAACCGGAAGTAATTGCTGGTGAATCATCGGCAGTTCCCCCATTAGAACCAGTCTTACCAGTTCTTCTCGTGGAGCCCCTAGCTCCTCAACAAGCCACAACCGCGCCACCAAAACCTCTCCCTTTATCAGCGAAAAGCACTTCAGAGGTTCTCCCAATCCCACCGGTGGCGGCAACTATTCCAACTCCGAAAGTGGTGGCAACGCCAACTCCGAAAGTGGTAGCAACACCAGCTCCGTCTCCGGAAATGGTGGTGACGCCAACACCAGAAGTTCTAGCAGCCCCAGAACCAGAAATGGTGGCAACCGCCCCAGAACCAGAAATGGTGGCAACTACCCCAGAACCAGAAATGGTGGCAACCGCCCCAGAACCAGAAATGGTGGTGACAGCCCCAGAACCAGAAATGGTGGTGACAGCCCCAGAACCAGAAATGGTGGTGACAGCCCCAGAACCAGAAATGGTGGCAACGGCGCTAACTTATGAGGAGGAGGTGCGCAGCCAAACCACTATCACCCAAAAAATTCTCCAAATTTTTTCCAACTTACCGGATTACATCACCAACTTTTTTGGGGAATACCAAAAACCCATACTTGGTGTTGGTTCGATTGTAGCGGCGATCGTTGGCATCCGGGTGATTGCCTCAGTGTTGCACGCTTTAAACACCACACCTCTGGTAGGACCTATCTTTACTGCCATTGGTTTGGTATATTCGGGGTGGTTTATTTACCGCTATTTGCTCACCAGCAAAAGTCGTCAGGAGCTATTCCAAAAGGCCAAATCTCTCCTGGCTCAGATGAGCGGTCAAGAGTCCCCTAGCTCATAG
- a CDS encoding alpha/beta hydrolase — protein MKSLDSMMASGGETRSIEGLFSKLPFPNPRNRVSGVKFLARYKDMVSETRFLQWRPSRMVAALVLAGFSCLSAVTPILAAERLTVRLGPVERSASVSDLERFVKTGRLSRELEVFGPFLTEGVRQALDSRLELDSKIAEGIVEDLLSSPQGRRLLAALLLVFPEQTAEEIKMALQLAFAKANGLSLLGILKAFPGENVTVDLTATLAVASRINTSYWETQIARSIIKRELTVDGAAFKPTNLDPTASGPLSVQEETLTFSDQQRQRSIGADIYWGQNQRNRSDRVTQDNPLVVMSHGFGSDRTSLSYLARHLASHGITVVALEHPGSNKQWLDNLPFTINPSELLPPEEFAHRPQDVSFVLDELAKINRQGDNPSLPQFNTEKVVAIGHSFGGYTVLALAGARPNLEELKQFCQRRLPVGRAPADWLQCAAVGDNTRRLPEMRERASRTLRDRRIVGVVAITPTAGKIFGDKGIESTAVPTLFFSTTEDAWAPAVSHQLQPFLGLRESKYLVTAFSGSHFSFTEPNSPNPFQSKSTEDLEPPAAETEPIRLLVGGMTIAFIKQQTPEAKTYAPFLTPAYAEYRSTAETPFRLNTEIPSRLARWLEAREETIGQR, from the coding sequence ATGAAATCACTAGATTCGATGATGGCATCAGGCGGGGAAACCCGCAGTATTGAAGGTTTATTCTCCAAACTTCCCTTTCCGAACCCCAGAAACCGGGTTTCTGGCGTTAAGTTCTTGGCTAGGTACAAAGACATGGTTTCAGAAACCCGGTTTCTTCAGTGGCGACCATCTCGGATGGTGGCGGCGTTGGTGCTGGCGGGATTTTCCTGCCTTAGTGCCGTGACACCAATTCTAGCAGCCGAACGGCTGACCGTGCGCCTCGGTCCGGTAGAGCGATCGGCCTCGGTATCGGATTTAGAGAGGTTTGTAAAGACGGGGAGGCTGTCTCGCGAGCTGGAAGTATTTGGACCGTTTTTGACCGAAGGGGTACGCCAAGCTCTAGATAGTCGTTTAGAGTTAGACTCCAAAATCGCTGAGGGGATAGTAGAAGATTTACTATCCTCACCTCAAGGAAGACGTCTCCTGGCTGCTTTGTTGCTAGTTTTCCCAGAACAAACGGCTGAAGAAATCAAAATGGCGCTGCAACTGGCATTCGCCAAAGCTAATGGGTTGAGCTTGTTAGGGATTTTGAAGGCTTTTCCGGGTGAAAACGTGACGGTGGATTTAACCGCTACCCTAGCCGTGGCTTCCCGGATTAATACATCATACTGGGAAACTCAAATTGCTCGATCGATTATCAAGCGGGAATTGACGGTGGATGGAGCAGCTTTTAAACCGACAAATCTTGACCCGACGGCATCAGGACCGTTATCGGTGCAGGAGGAAACTCTCACTTTCTCTGATCAGCAGCGTCAACGCTCGATAGGAGCGGATATATACTGGGGACAGAATCAAAGGAACAGAAGCGATCGCGTTACCCAAGACAACCCCTTGGTGGTGATGTCTCACGGGTTCGGGAGCGATCGCACATCCCTAAGCTATTTAGCCCGCCACCTGGCCAGCCACGGCATCACCGTGGTAGCCTTAGAACACCCCGGCAGTAATAAACAGTGGTTAGATAATCTCCCCTTCACCATCAACCCCAGTGAACTGCTCCCACCGGAAGAATTCGCCCATAGACCCCAAGATGTCAGCTTTGTTTTGGATGAATTAGCCAAAATCAACCGCCAAGGAGATAACCCCTCCTTGCCCCAATTCAACACCGAAAAAGTGGTGGCGATAGGTCATTCCTTCGGCGGCTACACGGTTCTGGCTCTCGCCGGAGCCCGTCCCAACCTCGAAGAACTAAAGCAATTTTGCCAGCGACGTTTGCCCGTGGGCAGGGCCCCAGCCGACTGGTTGCAATGCGCCGCCGTGGGAGACAATACCAGGAGGCTGCCAGAAATGCGCGAACGCGCTTCGCGCACGCTTCGCGATCGGCGCATCGTTGGAGTCGTGGCTATTACCCCCACCGCCGGGAAAATCTTTGGCGACAAAGGGATCGAGTCAACCGCCGTCCCTACCCTATTCTTCTCCACCACCGAAGACGCCTGGGCTCCCGCCGTCAGCCATCAACTCCAACCCTTCCTAGGACTTCGGGAGTCGAAATACCTCGTCACCGCCTTTTCCGGCTCCCATTTCAGCTTTACCGAACCCAACTCCCCCAACCCCTTCCAAAGCAAAAGTACCGAAGATCTAGAGCCACCCGCCGCCGAAACCGAACCCATCCGGCTGCTCGTGGGTGGTATGACGATCGCCTTTATCAAGCAACAAACCCCCGAAGCCAAAACCTATGCCCCCTTTCTCACCCCAGCTTATGCCGAATACCGCTCTACCGCCGAAACACCCTTCCGCCTCAACACCGAAATCCCCTCCCGCCTCGCTCGCTGGTTAGAAGCCAGAGAAGAAACTATCGGTCAGAGATAA